The following coding sequences are from one Oncorhynchus nerka isolate Pitt River linkage group LG6, Oner_Uvic_2.0, whole genome shotgun sequence window:
- the LOC115130472 gene encoding E3 ubiquitin-protein ligase RNF4-like isoform X1, whose translation MSSTVSTTQRKRRTGVPSNSRRTTKSSRVTTTSVRPRAAASAAVPETIDVLESSRTESEEVVDLTCEGSELTVVDLTSNDSVVVVDEGPHGRREADSESYVLSSDEEEDTNGGLSADLLSSLQASSRARSTPGTVSCPVCMDAYAEIIESGRLVVSTKCGHLFCSHCLRDSLLRSHTCPTCRKKLTHKQCHPIYI comes from the exons ATGAGCAGTACAGTAAGTACA ACACAGAGGAAAAGAAGGACTGGAGTCCCTTCAAATTCCAGACGCACGACCAAGAGTAGCAGAGTCACCACAACCAGTGTGCGACCTCGTGCTGCAGCATCAGCAGCAGTCCCAGAGACCATTGATGTGCTGGAAAGCAGCAGGACTGAGA GTGAGGAGGTGGTGGACTTGACATGTGAAGGTTCTGAGTTGACTGTGGTTGACTTGACCAGCAATGATTCTGTGGTG GTTGTCGATGAAG GGCCTCATGGCAGACGTGAAGCTGACAGTGAGAGTTATGTACTGAgcagtgatgaggaggaggatactAATGGAGGCCTCAGTGCcgacctcctgtcctctctacagGCCAGCAGTAGAGCCAG GTCTACTCCAGGGACAGTCAGCTGCCCAGTGTGTATGGACGCCTATGCTGAG ATCATTGAAAGTGGGAGGCTAGTAGTCTCCACAAAATGTGGTCACCTGTTCTGCAGTCACTGCCTCCGCGACTCACTGTTGAGATCCCACACTTGCCCAACCTGTAGAAAGAAACTGACCCACAAGCAATGCCACCCCATATATATCTGA
- the LOC115130472 gene encoding E3 ubiquitin-protein ligase RNF4-like isoform X2: MSSTTQRKRRTGVPSNSRRTTKSSRVTTTSVRPRAAASAAVPETIDVLESSRTESEEVVDLTCEGSELTVVDLTSNDSVVVVDEGPHGRREADSESYVLSSDEEEDTNGGLSADLLSSLQASSRARSTPGTVSCPVCMDAYAEIIESGRLVVSTKCGHLFCSHCLRDSLLRSHTCPTCRKKLTHKQCHPIYI; this comes from the exons ATGAGCAGTACA ACACAGAGGAAAAGAAGGACTGGAGTCCCTTCAAATTCCAGACGCACGACCAAGAGTAGCAGAGTCACCACAACCAGTGTGCGACCTCGTGCTGCAGCATCAGCAGCAGTCCCAGAGACCATTGATGTGCTGGAAAGCAGCAGGACTGAGA GTGAGGAGGTGGTGGACTTGACATGTGAAGGTTCTGAGTTGACTGTGGTTGACTTGACCAGCAATGATTCTGTGGTG GTTGTCGATGAAG GGCCTCATGGCAGACGTGAAGCTGACAGTGAGAGTTATGTACTGAgcagtgatgaggaggaggatactAATGGAGGCCTCAGTGCcgacctcctgtcctctctacagGCCAGCAGTAGAGCCAG GTCTACTCCAGGGACAGTCAGCTGCCCAGTGTGTATGGACGCCTATGCTGAG ATCATTGAAAGTGGGAGGCTAGTAGTCTCCACAAAATGTGGTCACCTGTTCTGCAGTCACTGCCTCCGCGACTCACTGTTGAGATCCCACACTTGCCCAACCTGTAGAAAGAAACTGACCCACAAGCAATGCCACCCCATATATATCTGA